Proteins encoded by one window of Dreissena polymorpha isolate Duluth1 chromosome 11, UMN_Dpol_1.0, whole genome shotgun sequence:
- the LOC127849969 gene encoding uncharacterized metal-dependent hydrolase BUsg_343-like, giving the protein MFVGLLELACPRRPVILHLRGQDRYSSEVLGWSTAFPRCYFSIAGSVAQFDEIQRAAVRRIPLNRQLVETDSPYLRVQLKWHNTPAYVGEVARTVAQIRQTTLDEILQASLENGRLLYNL; this is encoded by the exons ATGTTTGTGGGGCTGCTGGAGCTGGCTTGTCCTAGACGGCCAGTGATTTTGCATCTCCGGGGGCAGGACAGATACTCAAGTGAG GTGCTTGGGTGGTCGACGGCTTTCCCTCGGTGCTACTTCAGCATCGCTGGATCAGTTGCCCAGTTCGATGAGATACAGCGGGCAGCTGTGCGAAGGATCCCTCTGAATCGTCAGTTAGTAGAAACTGATTCGCCATACCTGCGGGTACAGCTAAAGTGGCATAACACTCCAGCTTATGTTGGAGAAGTTGCCCGGACGGTTGCACAGATCCGACAGACGACACTTGACGAAATTCTCCAGGCCTCGCTGGAGAATGGAAGGTTGCTCTATAACCTGTAA